One part of the Anaeromyxobacter sp. Fw109-5 genome encodes these proteins:
- a CDS encoding SUKH-4 family immunity protein — MVAGGFAGRPLAPSRGHGMMRAVVVTERHRLREKLPELGAAARTLAMRGVPREVRLQGWTGPTFFSSELADGRLRTLEQFAGAGAEAAGVAGWVLGSMRDPLAWDDEPSAVFVLERASGRVLLVDLEQGQRPTFVSSSAGLFLDAVDVFLQWWGGEEPLQDRLKRIRTDLARIDPPAMASPQNHWPQWLDDLREV; from the coding sequence GTGGTCGCAGGTGGGTTCGCCGGGCGGCCCCTCGCGCCGTCCCGCGGCCATGGCATGATGCGCGCCGTGGTCGTCACCGAGCGCCATCGCCTGCGCGAGAAGCTCCCCGAGCTCGGCGCCGCCGCGCGTACGCTCGCCATGCGCGGCGTGCCGCGCGAGGTGCGTCTGCAGGGCTGGACCGGCCCGACGTTCTTCTCGTCGGAGCTGGCCGACGGACGGCTCCGCACCCTGGAGCAGTTCGCGGGCGCGGGCGCCGAGGCGGCGGGCGTCGCGGGCTGGGTGCTCGGCTCGATGCGCGATCCCCTGGCCTGGGACGACGAGCCCTCGGCGGTGTTCGTGCTCGAGCGCGCGTCCGGGCGCGTGCTGCTGGTCGACCTGGAGCAGGGGCAGCGGCCGACGTTCGTGAGCTCCAGCGCGGGGCTGTTCCTCGACGCGGTGGACGTGTTCCTGCAGTGGTGGGGCGGCGAGGAGCCGCTCCAGGACCGGCTGAAGCGGATCCGGACCGACCTGGCCCGCATCGATCCGCCGGCGATGGCATCGCCGCAGAATCACTGGCCGCAGTGGCTGGACGACCTGCGGGAGGTGTAG
- a CDS encoding aspartate kinase, whose translation MISVEKIGGTSMSAFEDVLRNIMLRDPKRVYGRVYVVSAYAGVTNQLLEHKKTGEPGVYARFAGGADYAAALEQLTAKLKEINAGLAPLGLDLARADGFIERRMRELRAYLDSMRHVLASGYLRRENVLLAAREMLAAIGEAHSAYNSVEILRAKGVEASLMDLTGFDDDEPFTIDERIHASFKGVDLSRQVVVVTGYTKGIEGIMREFDRGYSEVTFSKVAVEIKADEAVIHKEFHLSSADPVLVGEENAVLVGMTNYDVADQLADVGMEAIHPKAAKPMELAGIAIRLKNTFEPDHPGTLITKQYVGKQARIEIVAGSPKVTAVEIHDPSMVGTVGFDYGVMEIFRKHGVSYILKATNANSITQVVWDKSVTPGFLEELENAYEVVTAAPSAIVCVIGTNIAFPGVLARATAALAENGINVNAVSQSLRQTSIQFVIARDDYKRAVVALNAALCLNPPVAA comes from the coding sequence ATGATCAGCGTCGAGAAGATCGGTGGCACCTCGATGTCGGCGTTCGAGGACGTCCTCCGCAACATCATGCTCCGCGACCCGAAGCGCGTGTACGGTCGCGTCTACGTCGTGTCGGCGTACGCCGGCGTCACGAACCAGCTCCTAGAGCACAAGAAGACGGGCGAGCCGGGCGTGTACGCGCGGTTCGCCGGCGGCGCGGACTACGCGGCGGCGCTCGAGCAGCTCACCGCCAAGCTGAAGGAGATCAACGCGGGCCTCGCGCCGCTCGGCCTCGATCTCGCGCGCGCGGACGGCTTCATCGAGCGGCGCATGCGCGAGCTGCGCGCGTACCTCGACTCGATGCGCCACGTGCTCGCGAGCGGCTACCTGCGCCGCGAGAACGTGCTGCTCGCCGCGCGCGAGATGCTCGCCGCGATCGGCGAGGCCCACAGCGCGTACAACAGCGTGGAGATCCTGCGCGCGAAGGGGGTCGAGGCCTCCCTCATGGACCTGACCGGCTTCGACGACGACGAGCCGTTCACGATCGACGAGCGGATCCACGCTTCGTTCAAGGGGGTGGACCTCTCGCGCCAGGTGGTGGTGGTCACCGGCTACACCAAGGGGATCGAGGGGATCATGCGGGAGTTCGACCGCGGGTACTCCGAGGTCACCTTCAGCAAGGTCGCCGTGGAGATCAAGGCGGACGAGGCGGTGATCCACAAGGAGTTCCACCTCTCGTCGGCGGACCCGGTGCTGGTGGGCGAGGAGAACGCGGTGCTCGTCGGGATGACCAACTACGACGTCGCCGACCAGCTCGCGGACGTGGGCATGGAGGCCATCCACCCGAAGGCGGCGAAGCCGATGGAGCTCGCCGGCATCGCCATCCGGCTCAAGAACACCTTCGAGCCCGACCACCCCGGCACGCTCATCACGAAGCAGTACGTGGGCAAGCAGGCCCGCATCGAGATCGTCGCCGGCTCGCCGAAGGTCACCGCGGTGGAGATCCACGATCCCTCGATGGTCGGCACGGTGGGCTTCGACTACGGGGTGATGGAGATCTTCCGCAAGCACGGGGTCTCGTACATCCTGAAGGCCACCAACGCGAACTCGATCACGCAGGTGGTCTGGGACAAGTCGGTCACGCCGGGCTTCCTCGAGGAGCTCGAGAACGCCTACGAGGTGGTGACCGCCGCGCCGTCCGCGATCGTGTGCGTGATCGGGACGAACATCGCGTTCCCGGGCGTCCTCGCGCGCGCCACGGCCGCGCTCGCCGAGAACGGCATCAACGTGAACGCCGTCTCGCAGTCCCTCCGGCAGACGAGCATCCAGTTCGTCATCGCCCGCGACGACTACAAGCGGGCGGTGGTCGCGCTCAACGCGGCGCTCTGCCTGAACCCGCCCGTGGCTGCGTAG